One segment of Penaeus vannamei isolate JL-2024 chromosome 3, ASM4276789v1, whole genome shotgun sequence DNA contains the following:
- the LOC113813104 gene encoding uncharacterized protein has protein sequence MVHGGLGHCSTRDHTMDDFPTQEDVKISLMRGPVKTSAVCSFSLGVLTLMSGAVSIGIMGDFAVPLVVGSIQVVVGVLIIIGGVIAFRKYSNFRKRQEVEMLLKMEKIAMGEGAIEAMLVDGAEATPVLVPNDGSVLPEAVANRASAYGSPLPAIQMRPGLIAFFGVPGRGGTEVTVCMRDLFFSRFRFYPGMTPFHGLTVSFFLIGTVFINSLILVLTLAYPPDSSVYQICAGLGTVAAVFICMSAIFGFRCYRAYVRGRSQQAHADRGGF, from the exons ATGGTGCACGGAGGCCTCGGCCACTGCTCGACGAGGGACCACACAATGGACGATTTTCCCACGCAAGAGGATGTCAAGATCTCGTTGATGAGAGGACCTGTCAAG ACCTCAGCCGTCTGTTCCTTCTCGCTGGGTGTTCTGACTCTAATGTCCGGCGCAGTGTCAATCGGGATCATGGGAGACTTCGCCGTGCCTCTCGTTGTCGGCAGCATCCAGGTTGTCGTCGGTG TGTTGATAATCATAGGGGGTGTAATCGCCTTCAGGAAGTACTCGAACTTCAGGAAGAGACAGGAAGTTGAAATGTTGCTGAAGATGGAAAAAATAGCCATGGGAGAGGGGGCCATCGAAGCCATGTTGGTCGACGGCGCTGAGGCGACTCCGGTCCTGGTTCCCAACGACGGCTCTGTGCTGCCCGAGGCCGTCGCCAACCGCGCGAGCGCCTATGGCTCGCCGCTCCCCGCCATCCAGATGAGGCCAGGCTTGATCGCGTTCTTCGGAGTGCCCGGGCGGGGCGGGACGGAAGTGACCGTCTGCATGAGGGACTTGTTCTTCAGCCGGTTCAGGTTCTACCCGGGGATGACACCCTTCCATGGCTTAACCGTGAGCTTCTTCCTCATTGGAACTGTCTTCATCAACTCGCTCATTCTCGTCCTGACCCTCGCGTACCCGCCGGACTCCTCGGTATACCAGATCTGTGCGGGCCTCGGGACCGTTGCAG CTGTCTTCATCTGCATGTCTGCGATCTTCGGGTTTCGATGCTACAGGGCCTACGTGAGGGGTCGCAGCCAGCAGGCCCACGCCGACCGTGGGGGCTTTTGA